A section of the Agarivorans litoreus genome encodes:
- the nusG gene encoding transcription termination/antitermination protein NusG, whose product MTEERKLRWYVVQAFSGYEARVSKSLKEYIQIHSMEDSFGEILVPTEEVVEMRAGQKRKSERKFFPGYVLVQMDLNDESWHLVKSVPRVLGFIGGTAERPAPISDKEAKAILDRLDETSDKPRPKTLFEPGEVVRVTDGPFADFNGTIEEVDYEKSRVKVSVLIFGRATPVELEFGQIEKG is encoded by the coding sequence ATGACTGAAGAGCGCAAATTGCGTTGGTACGTGGTTCAGGCTTTTTCTGGCTATGAAGCTCGCGTATCTAAATCATTAAAAGAGTACATCCAAATTCATTCTATGGAAGATTCTTTTGGTGAGATTCTAGTACCAACTGAAGAAGTAGTTGAAATGCGCGCTGGTCAAAAACGTAAGAGTGAGCGCAAGTTCTTCCCTGGTTACGTTTTGGTTCAAATGGACCTAAATGATGAAAGCTGGCACTTAGTGAAAAGTGTGCCACGGGTACTAGGCTTTATTGGTGGAACGGCAGAGCGCCCTGCACCAATTTCAGATAAAGAAGCTAAAGCTATCTTGGATCGCTTGGATGAAACCAGCGATAAGCCAAGACCAAAAACTCTATTCGAACCAGGCGAAGTGGTTCGTGTTACCGATGGCCCATTCGCCGACTTCAACGGTACTATCGAAGAAGTGGATTACGAAAAGAGCCGGGTAAAAGTATCTGTATTGATTTTCGGCCGAGCTACGCCAGTAGAGCTAGAATTCGGACAAATCGAGAAAGGCTGA
- the rplK gene encoding 50S ribosomal protein L11, which produces MAKKVQAYIKLQVAAGAANPSPPVGPALGQHGVNIMEFCKAFNAKTDSIEKGAPVPVVITVYADRSFTFETKTPPASYLLKKAAGIKSGSGVPNKEKVGKVTRAQLEEIVNTKAVDMTGADVEAMVRSIEGSARSMGLVVEG; this is translated from the coding sequence ATGGCTAAAAAAGTCCAAGCTTATATCAAGCTTCAAGTTGCTGCGGGTGCCGCAAACCCGTCACCACCAGTTGGTCCTGCTCTAGGTCAACATGGTGTAAACATCATGGAATTCTGTAAAGCATTCAACGCTAAAACAGATTCAATTGAGAAAGGCGCACCAGTACCTGTAGTTATTACAGTATATGCTGACCGTTCTTTCACTTTTGAAACCAAAACTCCACCTGCTTCTTACTTATTGAAGAAAGCGGCTGGCATCAAGTCTGGTTCTGGTGTTCCAAACAAAGAAAAAGTTGGCAAAGTAACGCGCGCTCAACTAGAAGAGATTGTTAATACTAAAGCAGTAGATATGACTGGTGCTGACGTAGAGGCAATGGTTCGTTCAATTGAAGGTTCTGCCCGTTCTATGGGCTTGGTTGTAGAGGGCTAA
- the birA gene encoding bifunctional biotin--[acetyl-CoA-carboxylase] ligase/biotin operon repressor BirA, which yields MQESKPYQLIKALAPGEFCSGESLAKQLKVSRTTVASYIKQYSGLGLDIYSVKGKGYRLADSLSLLNAARLELALPQNRPIVIDQLDSTNAWLMNHIDTTDHGQLILAEYQSAGRGRRGRAWQTPYAGQLCMSLLWRLQDGIEAAMGLSLAVGLAIVEALENVGFKELGLKWPNDIYLQGKKLGGVLIELQGHANSEVSLVVGLGVNVKVGSLQAELIDQAFAQLQSHSKLPINRTELAIAIVESLNQMFEVFRLQGFAALQQRWNRYDIFANQAVSLRFSEERQLKGLAKGVDKQGQLLLEIDGQHQAFMAGEVSLRGQ from the coding sequence GAGAGTAAACCTTATCAGTTGATTAAAGCGCTGGCACCGGGGGAGTTTTGCTCAGGCGAAAGTTTAGCTAAGCAACTAAAAGTATCAAGAACCACAGTTGCTAGTTATATCAAACAATATAGCGGACTTGGTTTAGACATTTATAGCGTTAAGGGCAAAGGCTATCGTTTAGCTGATTCACTTTCTTTGTTAAACGCAGCCCGGCTAGAACTAGCTCTTCCCCAAAATCGCCCTATAGTTATCGACCAGTTAGACTCCACTAATGCATGGTTAATGAACCACATAGATACTACTGACCACGGTCAACTCATTTTGGCTGAATATCAAAGTGCAGGTAGGGGGCGGCGAGGTAGAGCATGGCAAACGCCTTATGCGGGTCAACTTTGTATGTCCTTACTGTGGCGTCTGCAAGATGGTATTGAAGCTGCCATGGGACTGAGCTTAGCGGTAGGCCTCGCTATTGTGGAGGCGTTAGAAAATGTCGGTTTTAAAGAGCTAGGATTAAAGTGGCCTAATGATATTTACCTGCAAGGTAAAAAGCTCGGTGGGGTATTAATAGAGCTACAAGGCCATGCAAACAGTGAAGTGAGTTTAGTGGTGGGCTTGGGGGTAAACGTTAAAGTAGGAAGTTTACAGGCTGAACTAATTGATCAAGCATTTGCGCAGTTACAAAGTCATTCCAAATTACCAATTAATCGCACTGAATTAGCCATAGCTATTGTTGAATCTTTGAATCAGATGTTCGAGGTATTTCGGTTGCAGGGCTTCGCTGCACTGCAGCAACGCTGGAATCGCTATGATATTTTTGCCAATCAAGCGGTGAGTTTGCGTTTTTCTGAGGAGCGGCAGTTGAAAGGGCTCGCCAAAGGCGTGGATAAACAAGGCCAATTGTTGCTTGAAATTGATGGTCAACATCAAGCCTTTATGGCCGGTGAAGTATCGCTACGCGGCCAATAA
- the secE gene encoding preprotein translocase subunit SecE gives MSTSTENQSGSLDGLKWALAALILIAAVVGNYLYTDMSILVRVIGVVIAVIAALGIASQTNKGKQAFEFAKESRMEVRKVIWPTRQEAIQTTMIVLAATAFMSLILWGLDAILVRLVAFVTGVGI, from the coding sequence ATGAGTACCAGTACTGAAAACCAAAGTGGGTCGTTAGATGGCCTAAAATGGGCATTAGCTGCTCTAATTTTAATCGCCGCTGTTGTAGGTAACTACCTATATACAGATATGTCGATTTTGGTGCGTGTAATCGGTGTTGTGATTGCCGTGATTGCTGCTTTAGGCATTGCATCGCAAACCAATAAAGGCAAGCAAGCCTTCGAATTTGCTAAAGAGTCGCGTATGGAAGTGCGCAAGGTTATCTGGCCTACTCGTCAAGAAGCCATTCAAACTACCATGATTGTATTAGCTGCTACTGCATTCATGTCTCTAATTTTGTGGGGTCTAGATGCGATATTGGTTCGCCTAGTTGCCTTTGTTACAGGGGTAGGTATCTAA
- the tuf gene encoding elongation factor Tu yields MSKEKFERSKPHVNVGTIGHVDHGKTTLTAAITNVLAKVYGGEAKDFAAIDNAPEERERGITISTSHVEYDTPTRHYAHVDCPGHADYVKNMITGAAQMDGAILVVASTDGPMPQTREHILLSRQVGVPYIIVFMNKCDMVDDEELLELVEMEVRELLSEYEFPGDDIPVIQGSALKALEGEEQWEAKIIELAEALDSYIPEPERDIDKPFLLPIEDVFSISGRGTVVTGRVERGIIKVSEEIEIVGIKETTKTTCTGVEMFRKLLDEGRAGENCGILLRGTKRDDVQRGQVLAAPGSITPHTKFEAEVYVLSKDEGGRHTPFFKGYRPQFYFRTTDVTGAVELPEGVEMVMPGDNLKFVVELICPIAMDEGLRFAIREGGRTVGAGVVAKIFE; encoded by the coding sequence ATGTCTAAAGAAAAATTTGAACGTTCAAAACCGCACGTAAACGTTGGTACAATTGGCCACGTTGACCACGGTAAAACAACTCTAACAGCTGCTATTACCAACGTACTTGCAAAAGTATACGGTGGTGAAGCTAAAGATTTCGCAGCAATCGATAACGCTCCAGAAGAGCGCGAGCGCGGTATCACCATTTCTACTTCACACGTAGAGTACGACACACCAACTCGTCACTACGCACACGTAGACTGTCCTGGACACGCCGATTACGTTAAAAACATGATCACTGGTGCAGCACAAATGGACGGCGCTATCCTAGTAGTAGCGTCTACAGATGGCCCAATGCCACAAACCCGTGAGCACATCCTACTTTCTCGTCAGGTTGGTGTACCTTACATCATCGTATTCATGAACAAATGTGACATGGTAGACGACGAAGAGCTTCTAGAATTAGTAGAAATGGAAGTACGTGAACTTCTATCAGAATACGAATTCCCAGGTGATGACATTCCAGTAATCCAAGGTTCAGCGCTTAAAGCCCTAGAAGGCGAAGAGCAATGGGAAGCAAAAATCATTGAGCTTGCAGAAGCACTAGATTCTTACATTCCAGAGCCAGAGCGTGACATCGACAAGCCATTCCTACTACCAATTGAAGATGTATTCTCAATTTCAGGTCGTGGTACGGTAGTAACAGGTCGTGTAGAGCGCGGTATCATCAAAGTTTCAGAAGAGATTGAAATTGTTGGTATCAAAGAAACTACAAAAACAACCTGTACAGGTGTTGAAATGTTCCGCAAGCTTCTAGACGAAGGTCGTGCAGGTGAGAACTGTGGTATCTTGTTACGTGGTACTAAGCGTGATGACGTACAGCGTGGTCAAGTATTGGCAGCTCCTGGTTCAATTACTCCACACACCAAGTTTGAAGCAGAAGTATACGTACTAAGCAAAGACGAAGGTGGCCGTCACACGCCATTCTTCAAAGGCTACCGTCCACAGTTCTACTTCCGTACAACTGACGTAACTGGTGCAGTAGAGTTACCAGAAGGCGTAGAAATGGTAATGCCAGGCGACAACTTGAAATTTGTTGTAGAGCTAATTTGCCCAATCGCGATGGACGAAGGTTTACGCTTCGCAATCCGTGAAGGTGGCCGTACAGTAGGTGCGGGTGTTGTAGCTAAAATCTTCGAATAA